A window of the Rhodoferax sp. GW822-FHT02A01 genome harbors these coding sequences:
- a CDS encoding cytochrome P450: protein MFSFDPYSPAVDADPFPYYKQLRDEQPCFWSPEAQMWILSRYADIVSAGQDWQTYSSASGNLMTELPGRAGATLGSSDPPKHDRLRGLIQHAFMKRNLLALEEPIRAVAQEVFGQLRGVRSFDFKEVSSQFTVKVLMAALGLPMGEEAIVPEHEVRENAVLMVQSDARTRAKGPEHIAAYNWMQDYAAKVIAMRRAEPRNDLISNFALAEIDGDRLDDREVLLTTTTLIMAGVESLGGFMMMFAYNLATFDEARRAVVANPELLPDAIEESLRFNTSAQRFRRRLMKDVELHGQTMRQGDFVCLAYGSGNRDERQYPNPDVYDITRKPRGHLGFGGGVHACLGTAIARLAVKIAFDEFHKVVPDYRRVADQLPWMPSSTFRSPLVLQLQVQ, encoded by the coding sequence ATGTTCAGTTTTGACCCGTATTCACCCGCGGTGGACGCCGACCCGTTCCCCTATTACAAGCAGCTGCGCGACGAGCAGCCCTGCTTCTGGAGCCCCGAAGCACAGATGTGGATCCTGTCGCGCTACGCCGACATCGTGTCCGCCGGGCAGGACTGGCAGACCTACTCCAGTGCCAGCGGCAACCTGATGACCGAGTTGCCCGGCCGTGCCGGCGCCACACTGGGCAGCTCCGACCCACCAAAGCACGACCGTCTGCGCGGCCTGATCCAGCACGCCTTCATGAAGCGCAACCTGTTGGCGCTGGAAGAACCCATCCGCGCCGTGGCGCAAGAAGTGTTCGGCCAATTGCGTGGTGTGCGCAGCTTCGACTTCAAGGAAGTGTCTTCCCAGTTCACGGTGAAGGTGCTGATGGCAGCACTCGGCCTACCCATGGGCGAAGAAGCCATCGTGCCCGAGCACGAAGTGCGCGAGAACGCCGTGCTGATGGTGCAAAGCGATGCCCGCACCCGCGCCAAAGGCCCGGAGCACATTGCCGCCTACAACTGGATGCAGGACTATGCGGCCAAGGTGATTGCCATGCGCCGTGCCGAACCGCGCAACGATCTGATCAGCAACTTCGCCCTGGCCGAGATCGATGGCGACCGCCTGGACGACCGCGAAGTGCTGCTCACCACCACCACGCTCATCATGGCGGGTGTGGAATCGCTGGGCGGCTTCATGATGATGTTTGCCTACAACCTGGCAACCTTCGACGAAGCCCGCCGTGCGGTGGTGGCCAACCCGGAGCTGCTGCCCGATGCCATCGAAGAGAGCCTGCGCTTCAATACCTCGGCGCAACGCTTCCGTCGCCGCCTGATGAAAGATGTGGAGCTGCACGGCCAGACCATGCGCCAGGGCGACTTTGTCTGCCTGGCCTACGGCTCAGGCAACCGCGACGAGCGCCAGTACCCCAACCCCGATGTGTACGACATCACCCGCAAGCCGCGCGGCCACCTGGGCTTTGGCGGCGGCGTGCATGCCTGCCTGGGTACCGCCATCGCCCGCCTGGCGGTGAAGATCGCCTTCGACGAATTCCACAAGGTCGTGCCCGACTACCGTCGCGTGGCAGACCAGTTACCCTGGATGCCGTCGTCCACCTTCCGCAGCCCCCTTGTTTTGCAACTGCAGGTTCAGTAA
- a CDS encoding helix-turn-helix domain-containing protein codes for MPNPPSRSRRKPARSSIPAFALYGEDATSDKEVLHIEEVRARSSLYQWEISPHIHKGLYQVLWVQKGAVEVQLDETVQSVEGPLAIVVPPGVVHGFKFARDTDGLVLSLSARFMVEGEFQPVGEAFCAAFETAALLSMAEDKGLATRMAHLLQNLVTEFHTPASSDAPVVQWLARSVIWLLTQVRPARGDTRGNRTLRNRRVFTRFLQLVEQHLLEQWSLAQYATRLGLPTQRLNRLAREVSNQSALEVVHERLTREACRRLIYTTAPVGTIAAELGFEDAAYFSRFFKRRLGCTPLTFRQQRDHYPLPGLG; via the coding sequence ATGCCCAATCCACCGTCCCGCTCCCGGCGCAAGCCGGCCCGCTCCAGCATCCCGGCATTTGCCCTGTATGGCGAGGATGCAACCTCCGACAAGGAGGTGCTGCACATCGAAGAGGTACGGGCCCGCAGCAGCCTCTACCAGTGGGAGATTTCGCCGCATATCCACAAGGGTTTGTACCAGGTGCTGTGGGTGCAGAAGGGAGCTGTGGAGGTGCAGCTTGACGAAACCGTGCAGTCCGTCGAGGGGCCGCTGGCCATCGTGGTGCCGCCGGGTGTGGTGCACGGTTTCAAGTTCGCACGCGATACCGATGGCCTGGTGCTCAGCCTGAGCGCGCGCTTCATGGTGGAGGGCGAGTTCCAGCCGGTGGGCGAGGCCTTCTGCGCCGCATTCGAGACAGCTGCGCTGCTGTCCATGGCCGAGGACAAGGGTCTGGCCACGCGCATGGCCCATCTGCTGCAGAACTTGGTGACTGAATTCCATACGCCGGCTTCCTCCGATGCGCCGGTGGTGCAGTGGCTGGCGCGTTCGGTGATCTGGCTGTTGACCCAGGTCAGGCCTGCGCGCGGTGATACACGGGGCAACCGGACCCTGCGCAACCGCCGCGTGTTCACCCGGTTCCTGCAACTGGTGGAACAGCATCTGCTGGAGCAGTGGTCGCTGGCGCAATATGCCACCCGCCTGGGCCTGCCTACCCAGCGGCTCAACCGGCTGGCGCGCGAAGTCAGCAACCAGAGTGCGTTGGAGGTGGTGCACGAGCGGCTCACCCGCGAGGCCTGCCGCCGTCTGATCTACACCACGGCCCCGGTGGGTACCATTGCCGCGGAATTGGGCTTTGAAGATGCCGCCTATTTCTCGCGCTTCTTCAAGCGGCGTCTGGGTTGCACGCCCCTGACATTCCGCCAGCAGCGTGATCACTATCCCTTACCGGGCTTGGGGTAA
- a CDS encoding EAL domain-containing protein, whose product MANTGLSPAERESQRQRALDELQILDTQPEAGFDELTRLASLYFDAPMALVSLIDRDRQWFKSRVGVDVPQTPRDIAFCNSAIESHDVMVVDDARNDPRFANSPLVVGEPGIRFYAGAPLISHDGHALGTLCVMDRVPRSFNAEQREILASLSRQVIAQMELRCEHDRLQRNKVELQKTKAQLELVLKGTNDGWWDRDLATGVIYFSERTLEMLGHRQRDLPTDTDLSPVLFPEEDLQHINNVIREAVRGGNERFSVELHMHHKDDHLIPVVCRGYITRDETGWATRISGMMTDLSEFKRSQKAHEESQESYRQLFENSMDGVILGRAEDGAIFSINRAACDMLGRSAEEVIRGGEEIFVDFAAPRVPNLYSTRARDGSVRGEMNFLRADGTPFECEVSSVLYKGADGKLLASTLFRDITARKRAEAELRIAATAFESHEGIFVCDADWTILRVNRAFTKITGYSSEETLGKSPRHLLGSNRTDSGFYIEMAKSLHETGTWHGEVWDRHKNGTVYPVWLIVTALRGDEGEVTHYVATMTEISDRKKAEEEIRHLAFYDSLTGLPNRRLLLDRLGQALNTSARHKRKGALLFLDLDNFKVLNDTRGHDMGDRLLQQVAQRLVACVREGDTVARLGGDEFVVMLLELNEETFAAATQAEHVGEKILESLNQPYVLGDSTYLSTPSIGVTLFGDQKESTDELLKRADLAMYEAKAAGRNTLCFFDAGMQFAISNRVALESDLREALVRQEFLLHYQAQVDVAGHVEGAEVLIRWRHPQRGMVSPADFIPVAEETGAILPIGTWVLESACRQIALWGTNPSAENLTISVNISGRQLMRPDFVITVKQILKDTGANPSRLKLELTESVLVSDVQNTIAKMKDLQSVGVGFSMDDFGTGYSSLAFLKLLPLNQLKIDQGFVRDILIDSNDAAIAKMVIALADSLGLSVIAEGVETLAQKEFLAAQGCHSYQGYLFGTPMSVTEFEATFLVDPASHI is encoded by the coding sequence ATGGCCAACACCGGGCTCAGCCCTGCTGAGCGGGAATCACAAAGGCAGCGAGCGCTGGATGAACTCCAGATTCTGGACACTCAGCCCGAGGCGGGGTTTGATGAATTGACGCGGCTGGCTTCGCTGTATTTCGATGCCCCCATGGCCCTGGTCTCCCTGATCGACCGGGACCGCCAGTGGTTCAAGTCCCGCGTAGGGGTCGATGTGCCGCAGACGCCACGTGATATCGCCTTCTGCAATAGCGCCATTGAGTCGCATGATGTGATGGTGGTCGACGATGCGCGCAATGACCCGCGCTTTGCCAACAGTCCCCTGGTGGTGGGCGAACCTGGCATCCGCTTCTATGCTGGAGCCCCTCTGATAAGCCACGATGGCCATGCGTTGGGCACCTTGTGCGTCATGGATCGTGTGCCGCGCAGCTTCAATGCCGAGCAGCGCGAAATCCTGGCCTCCTTGTCGCGCCAGGTGATTGCCCAGATGGAGTTGCGTTGCGAGCACGACCGCCTGCAACGCAACAAGGTGGAGCTGCAAAAGACCAAGGCCCAGCTGGAGCTGGTGCTCAAGGGCACCAACGACGGCTGGTGGGACCGCGACCTGGCCACCGGGGTGATTTACTTCTCCGAGCGCACGCTGGAGATGCTGGGCCACCGCCAACGCGATTTGCCCACCGATACCGACCTGAGCCCGGTGCTTTTTCCTGAAGAAGACCTGCAGCACATCAACAACGTGATTCGGGAAGCGGTGCGTGGTGGCAATGAACGCTTCAGCGTGGAGCTGCACATGCACCACAAGGATGACCATCTGATTCCGGTCGTGTGTCGTGGCTACATCACCCGCGACGAGACCGGCTGGGCCACGCGCATTTCCGGAATGATGACCGACCTGAGCGAATTCAAGCGCTCGCAGAAGGCGCATGAGGAATCCCAGGAGAGCTACCGGCAATTGTTTGAAAACAGCATGGACGGCGTGATCCTGGGCCGGGCCGAAGATGGCGCCATCTTTTCGATCAACCGGGCCGCCTGCGACATGCTGGGTCGCAGTGCAGAAGAGGTGATACGTGGTGGCGAGGAGATATTCGTCGACTTTGCCGCCCCGCGCGTACCCAACCTGTATTCGACGCGTGCGCGCGACGGCTCGGTGCGCGGGGAAATGAATTTCCTGCGTGCGGACGGCACGCCTTTTGAATGTGAAGTGTCCTCCGTGCTCTACAAGGGCGCCGACGGCAAGCTGCTGGCCAGCACGCTGTTTCGCGACATCACTGCACGCAAGCGTGCCGAGGCCGAGCTGCGCATTGCCGCCACGGCGTTTGAGTCGCACGAGGGCATTTTTGTCTGCGATGCGGACTGGACCATCCTGCGGGTGAACCGGGCCTTCACCAAGATCACCGGTTACTCCAGTGAGGAAACCCTGGGCAAGAGCCCGCGGCATCTGCTGGGATCCAACCGGACGGATTCGGGCTTTTACATCGAGATGGCCAAGAGCCTGCATGAAACAGGTACCTGGCACGGCGAAGTCTGGGACCGCCACAAGAACGGCACGGTCTATCCGGTTTGGCTGATCGTCACTGCGCTGCGTGGCGACGAGGGTGAGGTCACGCATTACGTGGCCACCATGACGGAGATCAGCGACCGCAAGAAGGCCGAGGAAGAGATCCGCCATCTGGCCTTCTATGACTCGCTGACGGGCCTGCCCAACCGGCGTCTGTTGTTGGATCGCCTGGGGCAGGCGCTCAACACCAGCGCCCGCCACAAGCGCAAGGGAGCGCTGCTGTTTCTGGATCTGGACAACTTCAAGGTCCTGAACGATACGCGCGGCCACGACATGGGTGACCGCCTGCTGCAGCAGGTCGCGCAGCGGCTGGTGGCCTGTGTGCGCGAAGGCGATACCGTGGCCCGTCTGGGTGGTGACGAATTTGTGGTGATGCTGCTGGAGTTGAACGAGGAGACCTTTGCCGCGGCCACCCAGGCCGAACATGTGGGTGAGAAGATCCTGGAGTCGCTCAATCAACCCTATGTGCTGGGGGACAGCACCTATCTCAGCACACCCAGCATTGGCGTCACGCTGTTTGGCGACCAGAAGGAATCTACCGACGAGCTGCTCAAGCGCGCGGATCTGGCCATGTATGAAGCCAAGGCGGCCGGGCGCAACACCCTGTGCTTCTTCGATGCGGGCATGCAGTTCGCCATCAGCAACCGGGTGGCGCTGGAGTCGGACCTGCGCGAAGCGCTGGTGCGCCAGGAGTTCCTGCTGCACTACCAGGCGCAGGTCGATGTGGCCGGCCATGTGGAAGGCGCCGAAGTGCTCATCCGTTGGCGGCATCCGCAGCGCGGCATGGTTTCGCCCGCAGACTTCATTCCGGTAGCGGAAGAGACCGGGGCCATCCTGCCCATCGGGACTTGGGTGCTGGAGTCGGCCTGCAGGCAAATCGCGCTCTGGGGCACAAATCCGTCGGCGGAGAATTTGACGATATCGGTCAACATCAGTGGCCGCCAGCTGATGCGGCCGGACTTCGTGATTACCGTCAAGCAGATCCTGAAGGACACCGGCGCCAACCCCTCACGTTTGAAGCTGGAGCTGACTGAGAGTGTGCTGGTGTCGGATGTGCAAAACACCATCGCCAAGATGAAGGACTTGCAGTCCGTCGGTGTGGGCTTCTCGATGGACGACTTTGGTACAGGCTATTCGTCGTTGGCCTTCCTGAAGTTGCTGCCGCTCAACCAGCTCAAGATCGACCAGGGCTTTGTGCGCGACATCCTGATCGACTCCAACGATGCGGCCATCGCCAAGATGGTGATCGCCCTGGCCGACAGCTTGGGCCTGTCGGTCATTGCAGAAGGTGTGGAAACGCTGGCGCAGAAGGAGTTTCTGGCCGCACAAGGCTGTCATTCCTACCAGGGCTATCTGTTTGGCACACCCATGAGCGTGACGGAATTCGAGGCGACGTTTTTGGTGGATCCGGCCTCGCACATCTAG
- the glsA gene encoding glutaminase A has translation MQSPIQTYLEKLHDQIAANHAGELASYIPELTKADPDWFGICIVTMDGVAYTVGNADEPFTIQSISKAFVYATALADRGKDAVAQKVGVEPSGDAFNSISLSPINNTPFNPMINAGAIATTSLVGGTDPAAQWQRIVQSLQAFVGHDLALEESVYRSESETGHRNRAIAWMLKNFDVIDGDPMAALDNYFRQCSLLVTCRDIAYMAATLANGGVHPLTKERALPPEQVERVLSVMATCRMYDYAGSWLSEVGMPAKSGVGGGIVAVLPGRFGIGVFSPRLDAKGNSVRGIEVCKRLSKDFGLNIFSPGNDPSMALGRIFTGAEAPSRRQPPVALRALLSQRSHLIKYLCLHGFLAVDGAEYVIRKMQSLASQANSFILDMHRVEGLSLPAARLLDQARLGFAQDGIAMVYSRIHNRPAIATPMRRAVERGDRGYLSFEDNDLAAEWCENRILSEMAKTPTQAGRLGDAALFKGLPAPLLQEVEDACRTRVFAKDSQILVSGEPSDDQIYFIASGETSILVPLSNGSYQRIATLSAGMVFGEMVLLGQTTRSASVFADTEVTCWIFHASDMERISGREPQLKITLLENLGRDMAGKLRANMQWIAALG, from the coding sequence ATGCAATCGCCTATTCAAACCTATCTGGAGAAACTGCATGACCAGATAGCCGCCAACCATGCCGGCGAGCTGGCCAGCTACATCCCTGAATTGACCAAGGCCGATCCCGACTGGTTTGGCATTTGCATCGTCACCATGGATGGCGTGGCCTATACCGTGGGCAATGCGGACGAGCCCTTCACCATCCAGTCCATTTCCAAGGCGTTTGTCTATGCCACGGCCCTGGCTGATCGTGGCAAGGATGCGGTAGCGCAAAAAGTGGGGGTGGAGCCCAGCGGCGACGCCTTCAACTCCATCAGCCTGAGCCCTATCAACAACACGCCCTTCAACCCGATGATCAATGCGGGTGCCATTGCCACCACCAGCCTGGTCGGCGGCACGGACCCAGCCGCACAGTGGCAGCGCATCGTGCAGTCACTGCAAGCCTTTGTCGGGCATGACCTGGCACTTGAAGAGTCGGTCTACCGTTCCGAGAGCGAGACCGGTCACCGCAACCGCGCCATTGCCTGGATGCTGAAGAATTTCGATGTCATCGACGGTGACCCCATGGCTGCGCTGGACAACTATTTCCGCCAGTGCTCCCTGCTGGTGACCTGCCGCGACATTGCCTATATGGCCGCCACCTTGGCCAACGGCGGCGTGCATCCGCTGACCAAGGAGCGCGCCTTGCCACCGGAGCAGGTCGAGCGGGTGCTCAGCGTCATGGCCACCTGCCGCATGTACGACTACGCCGGTAGCTGGTTGTCGGAAGTAGGCATGCCAGCCAAGAGCGGTGTGGGTGGCGGCATTGTGGCCGTGCTGCCCGGACGCTTTGGCATCGGTGTGTTTTCACCGCGATTGGACGCCAAGGGCAACAGCGTGCGCGGCATCGAGGTCTGCAAGCGCCTCTCCAAGGACTTTGGCCTGAACATCTTCAGCCCCGGCAACGACCCCAGCATGGCCCTGGGCCGCATCTTCACAGGCGCCGAAGCGCCGTCGCGCCGCCAGCCCCCGGTGGCTCTGCGCGCCTTGCTGTCGCAGCGCTCGCACCTCATCAAGTACCTGTGCCTGCACGGCTTTCTGGCGGTGGACGGGGCCGAGTACGTCATCCGCAAGATGCAAAGCCTGGCATCTCAGGCCAACAGTTTCATCCTGGACATGCACCGCGTGGAAGGCCTGTCCCTGCCTGCGGCGCGCCTGCTGGACCAGGCCCGATTGGGCTTTGCGCAGGACGGCATTGCCATGGTGTATTCGCGCATCCACAACCGCCCCGCCATCGCCACGCCGATGCGCCGTGCGGTGGAGCGTGGCGACCGGGGCTACCTGAGCTTCGAGGACAACGATCTGGCGGCCGAATGGTGCGAGAACCGCATCCTCAGCGAAATGGCCAAGACCCCGACACAGGCTGGAAGGCTGGGCGATGCGGCGCTGTTCAAGGGATTGCCCGCACCCCTGCTGCAAGAGGTGGAAGACGCCTGCCGCACGCGGGTGTTTGCCAAGGACTCGCAGATCCTGGTGAGCGGTGAGCCCAGCGACGACCAGATCTACTTCATTGCATCCGGCGAGACCAGCATCCTGGTGCCGCTGAGCAACGGCTCGTACCAACGCATCGCCACCCTGAGCGCGGGCATGGTGTTTGGCGAAATGGTGCTGCTGGGCCAGACCACGCGCAGCGCCTCGGTGTTTGCGGATACCGAGGTGACCTGCTGGATCTTTCACGCCAGCGACATGGAGCGCATCTCCGGGCGTGAACCGCAGCTCAAGATCACGCTGCTGGAAAACCTGGGGCGCGACATGGCCGGCAAACTGCGCGCCAACATGCAGTGGATCGCGGCGCTGGGCTAG
- a CDS encoding IclR family transcriptional regulator codes for MIPTAPKPRGRRPKSEEPDESALAPEDRYRAPALDKGLDILELLATQPQGLTRAEIVKEMDRSASEIYRMLERLVARQYVMRNATGDRYALSLKLFALANMHPPLSRLINQALPVMDDFARKAEQSCHMGVYDRGNVLIAAQINSPRGWSFSVQRGARVGLVDTASGHLLLAYADALSYQRMLAEHTPLDGEVPISPTQLSSSLAQIRTQGYVERDSAQSFGVVDISFPILGPDNTALATLTCPYIRRIDRHVGPELADVRELLRAASKTLSLNHAVAREAG; via the coding sequence ATGATTCCAACTGCCCCCAAGCCCCGCGGCCGCCGCCCCAAATCCGAAGAGCCGGACGAGTCCGCTCTGGCGCCGGAAGACCGCTACCGTGCACCGGCGCTGGACAAGGGTTTGGACATTTTGGAACTGCTGGCCACCCAGCCGCAAGGGCTGACCCGCGCCGAAATCGTGAAGGAAATGGACCGCAGCGCCAGCGAGATCTACCGCATGCTGGAGCGTCTGGTGGCGCGGCAGTACGTGATGCGCAATGCCACCGGCGACCGCTACGCACTCAGCCTCAAGCTATTTGCCCTGGCCAACATGCATCCGCCTTTGAGCCGTCTGATCAACCAGGCGCTGCCGGTGATGGATGACTTCGCGCGCAAGGCCGAGCAGTCCTGCCACATGGGCGTCTATGACCGCGGCAACGTGCTGATCGCTGCGCAGATCAACAGCCCGCGCGGCTGGAGCTTCTCGGTGCAGCGCGGCGCGCGCGTGGGTCTGGTGGATACCGCCTCCGGCCATCTGCTGCTGGCTTATGCCGATGCGCTCTCCTACCAGCGCATGCTGGCCGAGCACACGCCGCTGGACGGTGAGGTGCCCATTTCCCCCACACAGCTGTCCAGCTCCCTGGCCCAGATCCGCACGCAAGGCTATGTGGAACGCGACAGCGCCCAGTCCTTTGGCGTGGTGGACATCTCCTTCCCCATCCTCGGCCCAGACAACACGGCCCTGGCAACGCTGACCTGCCCGTATATCCGCCGCATCGATCGCCATGTGGGCCCCGAGCTGGCCGACGTGCGCGAGTTGCTGCGCGCAGCAAGCAAGACCCTGTCGCTCAACCACGCCGTGGCACGCGAAGCCGGCTGA
- a CDS encoding SDR family oxidoreductase — translation MDQGRLQGKTVLITAAAQGIGRASALACAAQGARVIATDINQAFLETLAAEHPSIQVELLDVRSDAAVTALAARVGALDVLFNCAGMVANGSLLDCTEADWDLSFDLNVKSMFRMTRAFLPGMLARAETQHSSPSIINMASMASSIKGFANRCAYGATKAAVIGLTKSLAADYVKVGLRANALCPGTVDTPSLRGRIAGAADPVQAEKDFIARQPMGRLATVDDITPMVVYLASDESRFVTGQTLLVDGGVTI, via the coding sequence ATGGATCAAGGTCGTTTGCAAGGGAAGACGGTGCTCATCACCGCAGCCGCCCAGGGTATTGGCCGGGCCAGCGCCCTGGCCTGCGCCGCTCAAGGCGCGCGGGTGATTGCGACCGACATCAACCAGGCATTTCTGGAGACGCTCGCAGCCGAGCACCCCAGCATCCAGGTGGAGCTGCTGGACGTGCGCAGCGACGCGGCCGTGACCGCCCTGGCCGCACGCGTGGGTGCACTGGACGTGCTGTTCAACTGTGCCGGCATGGTGGCCAATGGCAGCCTGCTGGACTGCACCGAGGCCGATTGGGACCTGAGCTTTGACCTGAACGTCAAGAGCATGTTCCGCATGACGCGCGCCTTTCTGCCCGGCATGCTGGCCCGCGCCGAGACGCAGCACAGCAGCCCCTCCATCATCAACATGGCCTCCATGGCGTCCAGCATCAAGGGCTTTGCCAACCGCTGCGCCTACGGCGCCACCAAGGCGGCGGTGATCGGGTTGACCAAATCACTGGCGGCTGACTACGTCAAGGTCGGCTTGCGCGCCAACGCGCTGTGCCCCGGCACGGTGGATACCCCCTCGCTGCGCGGGCGCATCGCCGGCGCGGCCGACCCGGTGCAGGCCGAAAAGGATTTCATTGCACGCCAGCCCATGGGCCGTCTGGCCACGGTCGACGACATCACCCCCATGGTGGTATACCTCGCCAGTGACGAGTCGCGTTTCGTCACCGGGCAGACCCTGCTGGTAGACGGCGGCGTCACCATCTGA
- a CDS encoding sugar ABC transporter ATP-binding protein, with protein MTPLVSVENLSKSFPGVKALDGVRFDLMPGEVHALMGENGAGKSTLMKILAGVYRKDSGEMLLDGKPVEIESPAHAQSLAIGIIHQELHLMGHLTAAQNIFLGREPRKAAGLLLDEDQLNRDTQALFDRLHLALAPTTAISELTVARQQMVEIAKALSFRSRVLIMDEPTAALNNAEIDELFRIIRQLKSEGVGIVYISHKMDEIQRIADRITVMRDGTYINTVPATTPMAEVIAMMVGRRLEHTQKTIPDTSGNEVLLDVRGLNRGRIIRDVSFQVRRGEILGFAGLMGAGRTEVARAVFGADPLESGEVRVNGKPIRLTSPQDAVRAGIGYLSEDRKHFGLATGMDVEANITLPSLSRWLKLGMFMNRPAMREVAAQMVEKLRIKTPSLTQTARLLSGGNQQKVVIAKWLVRDCEVLIFDEPTRGIDVGAKSEIYKLLNELAAQGRAIIVISSELPEVLQLSHRVLVMCEGRVTGEVRGDVATQESLMALATRRE; from the coding sequence GTGACACCTCTGGTCAGCGTAGAGAACCTCAGCAAGTCCTTTCCGGGCGTGAAGGCGCTGGACGGCGTGCGCTTTGACCTCATGCCCGGTGAGGTGCATGCACTGATGGGTGAAAACGGCGCGGGCAAGTCCACGCTGATGAAAATTCTGGCCGGCGTCTACCGCAAGGACAGCGGGGAGATGCTGCTGGACGGCAAACCGGTGGAGATTGAAAGCCCGGCGCATGCGCAGTCGCTGGCCATCGGCATCATCCACCAGGAGCTGCACCTGATGGGTCACCTGACGGCAGCACAGAACATCTTCCTGGGGCGCGAGCCACGCAAGGCTGCCGGCCTGCTGCTCGATGAAGACCAGCTCAACCGCGATACACAGGCGCTGTTTGACCGACTGCATCTGGCGTTGGCCCCCACCACCGCCATCAGCGAGCTAACGGTGGCGCGCCAGCAGATGGTGGAGATTGCCAAGGCGCTGTCGTTCCGTTCGCGCGTGCTCATCATGGATGAGCCGACTGCAGCGCTGAACAACGCTGAGATTGACGAACTGTTCCGCATCATCCGCCAGCTCAAGAGCGAGGGCGTAGGCATTGTCTACATCTCCCACAAGATGGATGAGATCCAGCGCATCGCCGATCGCATCACGGTCATGCGCGACGGCACCTACATCAATACCGTGCCTGCGACCACCCCGATGGCTGAGGTCATTGCCATGATGGTCGGGCGCCGCCTGGAGCACACGCAAAAGACCATTCCCGACACTTCGGGCAACGAGGTGCTGCTGGATGTGCGCGGCCTCAACCGCGGACGCATCATTCGTGACGTCAGCTTCCAGGTGCGCCGCGGCGAAATTTTGGGCTTTGCCGGACTCATGGGCGCAGGGCGTACCGAAGTGGCACGTGCCGTGTTCGGCGCCGACCCGCTGGAGTCCGGAGAGGTTCGGGTGAACGGCAAGCCCATTCGCCTGACCTCGCCGCAAGACGCGGTGCGGGCCGGCATCGGCTATCTGTCGGAAGACCGCAAGCACTTCGGCCTGGCCACCGGCATGGACGTGGAGGCCAACATCACGCTGCCCAGCCTGTCGCGCTGGCTCAAGCTGGGCATGTTCATGAACCGCCCGGCGATGCGGGAGGTTGCAGCGCAGATGGTGGAGAAGCTGCGCATCAAGACACCCTCGCTGACACAGACCGCACGGCTGCTGTCCGGCGGCAACCAGCAGAAGGTGGTGATTGCCAAATGGCTGGTGCGCGACTGCGAAGTGCTGATCTTTGATGAACCCACGCGCGGCATCGATGTGGGCGCCAAGAGCGAGATCTACAAGCTGCTCAACGAGCTGGCGGCACAGGGGCGCGCCATCATCGTCATCTCCAGCGAACTGCCGGAAGTGCTGCAGCTCAGCCACCGCGTGCTGGTGATGTGCGAGGGCCGCGTCACCGGCGAGGTGCGCGGTGATGTCGCCACCCAGGAAAGTCTCATGGCCCTGGCCACCCGGCGCGAATGA